TAGCCCTGCTACCCGTATTCGCCTATTTGAAACAACGTTATCGGGTACGGATGAAGCCCTGCTGACCGGGCAAGTTGATATTGCCATCACCGGTCGAGTTCCGCCGGGCTTCCTTGGTACACCACTGCTAACGATAACCATGGTTCCCGTTACTGCAACCAGCCACCCGCTAGCACAATTGACAACGGTGACGGAAAAAGATTTGAAGCAACAACGACAAATTGTTGTCCGTGACTCTGGCACCAAGCGACAACAAGATGTCGGCTGGCTTGGGGCAAACCAACGCTGGACAGTCTCCAGCTTCGCTACCAGCATAGAAGCCGTTAAAGCCGGGCTCGGCTTTGCATTTCTACCCCGGCACTGCGTGGAACAATTACTGACTGAAGGTAGTCTAAAGATATTGCCGCTACAAATGGGTACCGAACGCAGCATTCCCCTGCAACTAGTAGTCGCCAACCAAAGCAATGCCGGGCCTGCCGTGCAGGCCGTGGCCGAAAAACTAATCGAGAAATTTCAGCAAGAGGTACAGGCGCGCCGTTAATGTAAACTCCATTTTCAACTTCAATACCTAGCCCCCCACACACGTCAAGGGATAATAATGCTCAATAAAACGATTCTGGCAGCTATTTACCTTACCCTGTTTAGCCATAGCAGCAACGCGCAAACTTTCCCTGAACAACTATCCCTAGCGGCCATCGAACGTACGCAACACACTATTGTGTACGATGGCCGTTATCGCAAAATCGCCTACCCCGGCGGCGATGTAGAGGCCGGCATAGGTGTTTGCACCGACGTTATTATTCGTAGTTACCGTAAACTTGGCATCGATTTACAGCAGCTCGTGCACGAAGATATACGCCGGCACTTTACGCTTTACCCCTCCAAACGAATATGGGGGCAGAATAAACCCGACACCAATATAGACCATCGCCGCGTACCCAATCTGCAAACTTTTTTTACCCGCAACGGTCAGTCACTTTCACTCAGCAACAAGCCCGAAGACTATCTGCCCGGAGATCTGGTAACCTGGATGCTACCCGGCAACCTTCCACATATTGGCATTGTGGCAAATCAAAACGACTCTATCAGCGGCAACCCGCTCATTGTTCATAATATTGGTAGCGGTCCTAAAATGGACGACAACCTATTCAGCTTCACCATCACCGGCCACTACCGTTTCGCACCAAAGGAATTACCTAATGAGCAACTATAGAAAGTGGCTGCTAAGCGAAGTAGAGCTTTGGCTGAATCAAGGGATTATTGATAGCGAACAAGCGAATAAAATCTCTACGCTTTACCCCTATCAGGCGGATACCAACTGGGGAAAAATTGTGTTTGCCGGTATTGGCTCGGTTATTTTTGGCCTCGGCATTATTTTGGTGTTTGCCTACAATTGGCAGGATATGCACCGCTTTACCAAACTAGGGGTTGTGCTGCTGTCCGTTGCCATCACGCACGGCATTGGTTTTTATTATTCTCACGACCAATCGGCTCATAAAAAAGTGGGGGAAAGCCTGCACCTCCTCGGCACCATGTTATTCGGTGCCGGTATCTGGCTAGTCGCGCAGGTTTACCATATCGACGAACACTACCCCAACGCACTCTTTGTCTGGGCGCTGGGGGCCTTACTGATCGCCTGGCTACTACCCTCCCTTAGTCACACTATTCTCGCGCTAGGGCTAGTTTTTTTATGGCACTGGTTTGAAGTTTTTGAGTTCCACTCCCGCAACCACTTCGCTATTTGGCTAGTACTGGCGGCGATACTTCCCTTAGCCTGGAGGCTTCGCTCACGCGGCACAGTGCTCCTCACCTGCTGCCTGACCATTTT
The Teredinibacter franksiae DNA segment above includes these coding regions:
- a CDS encoding LysR family transcriptional regulator; protein product: MKITLEQWQTFKTVIDEGSFAKAAEALNKSQSSVSYIVARLQEQLPVPPLVQRGRKAELTEAGKVLYRHAASLLQEAEQLEKTAAYLASGWEAEVAVAADALTPTAALLCGLQAFSSLSPATRIRLFETTLSGTDEALLTGQVDIAITGRVPPGFLGTPLLTITMVPVTATSHPLAQLTTVTEKDLKQQRQIVVRDSGTKRQQDVGWLGANQRWTVSSFATSIEAVKAGLGFAFLPRHCVEQLLTEGSLKILPLQMGTERSIPLQLVVANQSNAGPAVQAVAEKLIEKFQQEVQARR
- a CDS encoding DUF1287 domain-containing protein — protein: MLNKTILAAIYLTLFSHSSNAQTFPEQLSLAAIERTQHTIVYDGRYRKIAYPGGDVEAGIGVCTDVIIRSYRKLGIDLQQLVHEDIRRHFTLYPSKRIWGQNKPDTNIDHRRVPNLQTFFTRNGQSLSLSNKPEDYLPGDLVTWMLPGNLPHIGIVANQNDSISGNPLIVHNIGSGPKMDDNLFSFTITGHYRFAPKELPNEQL